The proteins below are encoded in one region of Podarcis raffonei isolate rPodRaf1 chromosome 6, rPodRaf1.pri, whole genome shotgun sequence:
- the TMEM141 gene encoding transmembrane protein 141 isoform X2, whose protein sequence is MVNVGLSRVDEAVAAKHPGLQEYTACQSYAFMKGMGTFITVSGMAFALQKIIRKIHYPLQWNILLSFVAGSVASYTVTRWETQKCSDLWIFLESKQPSVPDVAKEKVPHVDPQKETEAGAKRNKYGDVMD, encoded by the coding sequence ATGGTGAACGTGGGGTTGTCTCGCGTGGACGAAGCGGTGGCAGCCAAGCACCCGGGGCTACAAGAATATACTGCCTGCCAGTCTTATGCATTCATGAAGGGCATGGGGACATTTATTACAGTCTCCGGGATGGCTTTTGCTCTTCAAAAAATCATCCGGAAGATTCACTACCCGCTCCAGTGGAACATCCTGCTCTCCTTTGTTGCAGGTTCAGTTGCAAGCTATACAGTGACTCGATGGGAGACACAGAAGTGTTCTGACTTATGGATCTTTCTGGAGAGCAAACAACCCAGTGTCCCAGATGTAGCCAAAGAGAAAGTGCCCCATGTGGACCCCCAGAAGGAGACAGAGGCCGGTGCAAAAAGGAACAAGTATGGAGATGTCATGGACTAG
- the NDC1 gene encoding nucleoporin NDC1 isoform X1, with protein sequence MYECARIKHMCTNARIELMRVCATSLHASEILGWRAAASLAWSVLLLPLCIAAFISISSIDFFHPVQWITSSFNDLYTSYVIFCILLMSVVILVISIFNVEFHAVVPSIPCSRLALISKIIHPQQVIHSIAHAVMGMLVAWCAAVMTKGKFLFLSVPCTATESVADADLRVCLNEYHLFLLLLGAFMGYSYSLRYLVNNLNYLPFPVIQQYKYLRFRRSLPLLAKHSCVESLYMVRNFCAAYYFFGYIPRAWIITTMNLQTDSKLHPLDTMAGLLDFSLLYHSWLCGVFLLMTWYIAWLLFRIYATEAHHFPVQPTFAEETDQCLPKILSSNPPPLIKFLALQDLMFLSQYSSVRRQEVFSLSQPGGHPHNWTSISQECLKLLSDLTQKLIMHQEAAAANGRLKQQSVGDMRQPSSPPGAAAEETSFHTPRSIMLPRTQMPSLVKSSLLPLKTSPSSDVRSNLGSPFTPLSRKAGVLDLNSPWNGSVQSPHIMRRGPKLWTTSSDLQWTASSPEPYPMSAVAGGANVAVQPSFIYTWLQSKKEQIKTFLSKRVLIMYFFSKNPEASIQALFSDTQMHIWALEGLSHLIAASFTEDRYGVVQTTLPSILNTLLTLQEVVDKQFKLPHVSSKPPRISGSLADTSYKTLRFALRASLKTAIYRIITTFGEHLNAVQVSAEVKKRLQQFLEFKE encoded by the exons ATGTATGAATGCGCGCGCATTAAGCACATGTGCACGAACGCCCGAATAGAGCTAATGCGTGTTTGCGCAACATCACTTCATGCTTCAGAG atCTTGGGATGGAGAGCAGCTGCAAGCCTTGCTTGGTcggtgctgctgcttcctctgtgTATTGCAGCCTTCATCAGCATTAGCAGCATTGACTTCTTCCACCCGGTACAATGGATCACAA GCTCATTCAATGACCTGTATACCTCCTACGTTATTTTCTGCATACTGCTAATGTCTGTGGTCATACTGGTAATAAGCATCTTCAACGTTGAGTTTCATGCAG TTGTGCCTTCTATTCCTTGCTCTCGGTTAGCTCTGATAAGCAAGATTATCCACCCGCAGCAAGTGATCCATTCCATTGCTCATGCTGTAATGGGAATGCTGGTAGCTTGGTGTGCAGCAGTTATGACAAAGGGGAAGTTTCTCTTTTTATCTGTACCCTGCACAGCTACAGAAAG TGTAGCTGATGCTGATCTGCGCGTGTGCCTGAATGAGTACCACCTCTTCCTCTTGCTTCTTGGAGCCTTTATGGGTTACAGCTATAGCCTTCGGTATCTGGTTAACAATTTGAACTACCTTCCATTTCCTGTTATACAG CAATACAAGTACCTGCGGTTCAGGAGATCACTTCCGTTGCTTGCAAAGCATAGTTGTGTGGAGTCGCTTTATATGGTCAGAAACTTTTGTGCTGCTTACTATTTCTTTG GTTATATTCCAAGGGCATGGATAATTACCACAATGAACCTTCAGACCGATAG TAAACTTCATCCTCTGGACACGATGGCTGGTCTCTTGGATTTCTCCCTTCTGTACCACAGCTGGCTATGTGGCGTGTTTCTTCTGATGACTTGGTACATTGCATGGCTGCTCTTCAGAATCTATGCCACTGAG GCACATCACTTTCCTGTCCAGCCGACTTTTGCGGAAGAAACTGACCAGTGTTTACCTAAAATTTTAAGCAGCAACCCCCCACCTCTTATAAAG TTCTTGGCTTTACAGGACTTGATGTTCCTTTCCCAGTATTCTTCTGTGCGACGTCAAGAGGTCTTCAGCCTTAGCCAGCCAG GTGGACACCCTCACAACTggacttcaatctcccaggagtGCTTGAAACTTTTAAGTGATCTGACACAGAAACTGATAATGCACCAGGAGGCTGCAGCTGCAAATGGGAGgctgaaacagcaatctgtgGGGGACATGAGACAGCCCTCTAGCCCTCCAG GAGCAGCTGCTGAAGAAACATCATTTCACACTCCAAGGTCCATTATGCTTCCTCGAACCCAAATGCCTTCTCTGGTCAAATCATCTCTGTTGCCTTTGAAAACATCCCCTTCTTCTGACGTCAGAAGCAATTTAGGGTCACCTTTCACACCTCTGAGTCGCAAGGCTGGCGTGCTGGATTTAAACTCTCCTTGGAATGGATCTGTCCAAAGTCCCCATATTATGAGGAGAGGACCAAAATTATGGACAACAAGTTCAG ATCTGCAGTGGACAGCCTCTTCTCCTGAACCCTACCCAATGAGTGCTGTTGCAGGCGGTGCAAATGTAGCAGTACAACCAAGTTTTATCTATACGTGGCTGCAGAGCAAGAAAGAGCAG atCAAAACCTTCTTATCAAAACGAGTACTGATAATGTATTTTTTCAGCAAG aaCCCTGAGGCTTCCATTCAGGCTCTCTTTTCTGATACCCAAATGCATATTTGGGCTTTGGAAG GTTTGTCGCATCTCATAGCAGCTTCATTTACCGAAGACAGATATGGAGTTGTCCAAACAACACTGCCTTCTATTCTGAATACGTTGCTAACTCTTCAAGAG GTGGTAGACAAGCAGTTCAAGCTTCCTCATGTTTCCAGCAAACCCCCCCGGATTTCAGGAAGTCTGGCAGACACTTCCTACAAAACCCTTCGATTTGCCTTAAGAGCGTCGCTGAAAACTGCAATCTATCGGATCATCACCACTTTTGGAGAGCACTTAAA TGCCGTGCAAGTATCTGCAGAAGTCAAGAAAAGACTCCAGCAGTTCCTGGAGTTCAAGGAATAG
- the TMEM141 gene encoding transmembrane protein 141 isoform X1 — MEDLRGSEGSKAQVEEGVCSLESAAEMVNVGLSRVDEAVAAKHPGLQEYTACQSYAFMKGMGTFITVSGMAFALQKIIRKIHYPLQWNILLSFVAGSVASYTVTRWETQKCSDLWIFLESKQPSVPDVAKEKVPHVDPQKETEAGAKRNKYGDVMD, encoded by the exons atggag GACCTCAGAGGATCTGAGGGGTCCAAGGCACAGGTGGAGGAGGGAGTGTGCAGCTTGGAGTCTGCAGCAGAGATGGTGAACGTGGGGTTGTCTCGCGTGGACGAAGCGGTGGCAGCCAAGCACCCGGGGCTACAAGAATATACTGCCTGCCAGTCTTATGCATTCATGAAGGGCATGGGGACATTTATTACAGTCTCCGGGATGGCTTTTGCTCTTCAAAAAATCATCCGGAAGATTCACTACCCGCTCCAGTGGAACATCCTGCTCTCCTTTGTTGCAGGTTCAGTTGCAAGCTATACAGTGACTCGATGGGAGACACAGAAGTGTTCTGACTTATGGATCTTTCTGGAGAGCAAACAACCCAGTGTCCCAGATGTAGCCAAAGAGAAAGTGCCCCATGTGGACCCCCAGAAGGAGACAGAGGCCGGTGCAAAAAGGAACAAGTATGGAGATGTCATGGACTAG
- the NDC1 gene encoding nucleoporin NDC1 isoform X3: MGGRGMMFHSTREQLNILGWRAAASLAWSVLLLPLCIAAFISISSIDFFHPVQWITSSFNDLYTSYVIFCILLMSVVILVISIFNVEFHAVVPSIPCSRLALISKIIHPQQVIHSIAHAVMGMLVAWCAAVMTKGKFLFLSVPCTATESVADADLRVCLNEYHLFLLLLGAFMGYSYSLRYLVNNLNYLPFPVIQQYKYLRFRRSLPLLAKHSCVESLYMVRNFCAAYYFFGYIPRAWIITTMNLQTDSKLHPLDTMAGLLDFSLLYHSWLCGVFLLMTWYIAWLLFRIYATEAHHFPVQPTFAEETDQCLPKILSSNPPPLIKFLALQDLMFLSQYSSVRRQEVFSLSQPGGHPHNWTSISQECLKLLSDLTQKLIMHQEAAAANGRLKQQSVGDMRQPSSPPGAAAEETSFHTPRSIMLPRTQMPSLVKSSLLPLKTSPSSDVRSNLGSPFTPLSRKAGVLDLNSPWNGSVQSPHIMRRGPKLWTTSSDLQWTASSPEPYPMSAVAGGANVAVQPSFIYTWLQSKKEQIKTFLSKRVLIMYFFSKNPEASIQALFSDTQMHIWALEGLSHLIAASFTEDRYGVVQTTLPSILNTLLTLQEVVDKQFKLPHVSSKPPRISGSLADTSYKTLRFALRASLKTAIYRIITTFGEHLNAVQVSAEVKKRLQQFLEFKE; encoded by the exons ATGGGAGGGCGAGGGATGATGTTCCATTCAACGCGGGAACAGCTAAAT atCTTGGGATGGAGAGCAGCTGCAAGCCTTGCTTGGTcggtgctgctgcttcctctgtgTATTGCAGCCTTCATCAGCATTAGCAGCATTGACTTCTTCCACCCGGTACAATGGATCACAA GCTCATTCAATGACCTGTATACCTCCTACGTTATTTTCTGCATACTGCTAATGTCTGTGGTCATACTGGTAATAAGCATCTTCAACGTTGAGTTTCATGCAG TTGTGCCTTCTATTCCTTGCTCTCGGTTAGCTCTGATAAGCAAGATTATCCACCCGCAGCAAGTGATCCATTCCATTGCTCATGCTGTAATGGGAATGCTGGTAGCTTGGTGTGCAGCAGTTATGACAAAGGGGAAGTTTCTCTTTTTATCTGTACCCTGCACAGCTACAGAAAG TGTAGCTGATGCTGATCTGCGCGTGTGCCTGAATGAGTACCACCTCTTCCTCTTGCTTCTTGGAGCCTTTATGGGTTACAGCTATAGCCTTCGGTATCTGGTTAACAATTTGAACTACCTTCCATTTCCTGTTATACAG CAATACAAGTACCTGCGGTTCAGGAGATCACTTCCGTTGCTTGCAAAGCATAGTTGTGTGGAGTCGCTTTATATGGTCAGAAACTTTTGTGCTGCTTACTATTTCTTTG GTTATATTCCAAGGGCATGGATAATTACCACAATGAACCTTCAGACCGATAG TAAACTTCATCCTCTGGACACGATGGCTGGTCTCTTGGATTTCTCCCTTCTGTACCACAGCTGGCTATGTGGCGTGTTTCTTCTGATGACTTGGTACATTGCATGGCTGCTCTTCAGAATCTATGCCACTGAG GCACATCACTTTCCTGTCCAGCCGACTTTTGCGGAAGAAACTGACCAGTGTTTACCTAAAATTTTAAGCAGCAACCCCCCACCTCTTATAAAG TTCTTGGCTTTACAGGACTTGATGTTCCTTTCCCAGTATTCTTCTGTGCGACGTCAAGAGGTCTTCAGCCTTAGCCAGCCAG GTGGACACCCTCACAACTggacttcaatctcccaggagtGCTTGAAACTTTTAAGTGATCTGACACAGAAACTGATAATGCACCAGGAGGCTGCAGCTGCAAATGGGAGgctgaaacagcaatctgtgGGGGACATGAGACAGCCCTCTAGCCCTCCAG GAGCAGCTGCTGAAGAAACATCATTTCACACTCCAAGGTCCATTATGCTTCCTCGAACCCAAATGCCTTCTCTGGTCAAATCATCTCTGTTGCCTTTGAAAACATCCCCTTCTTCTGACGTCAGAAGCAATTTAGGGTCACCTTTCACACCTCTGAGTCGCAAGGCTGGCGTGCTGGATTTAAACTCTCCTTGGAATGGATCTGTCCAAAGTCCCCATATTATGAGGAGAGGACCAAAATTATGGACAACAAGTTCAG ATCTGCAGTGGACAGCCTCTTCTCCTGAACCCTACCCAATGAGTGCTGTTGCAGGCGGTGCAAATGTAGCAGTACAACCAAGTTTTATCTATACGTGGCTGCAGAGCAAGAAAGAGCAG atCAAAACCTTCTTATCAAAACGAGTACTGATAATGTATTTTTTCAGCAAG aaCCCTGAGGCTTCCATTCAGGCTCTCTTTTCTGATACCCAAATGCATATTTGGGCTTTGGAAG GTTTGTCGCATCTCATAGCAGCTTCATTTACCGAAGACAGATATGGAGTTGTCCAAACAACACTGCCTTCTATTCTGAATACGTTGCTAACTCTTCAAGAG GTGGTAGACAAGCAGTTCAAGCTTCCTCATGTTTCCAGCAAACCCCCCCGGATTTCAGGAAGTCTGGCAGACACTTCCTACAAAACCCTTCGATTTGCCTTAAGAGCGTCGCTGAAAACTGCAATCTATCGGATCATCACCACTTTTGGAGAGCACTTAAA TGCCGTGCAAGTATCTGCAGAAGTCAAGAAAAGACTCCAGCAGTTCCTGGAGTTCAAGGAATAG
- the NDC1 gene encoding nucleoporin NDC1 isoform X2 yields MYECARIKHMCTNARIELMRVCATSLHASEILGWRAAASLAWSVLLLPLCIAAFISISSIDFFHPVQWITSSFNDLYTSYVIFCILLMSVVILVISIFNVEFHAVVPSIPCSRLALISKIIHPQQVIHSIAHAVMGMLVAWCAAVMTKGKFLFLSVPCTATESVADADLRVCLNEYHLFLLLLGAFMGYSYSLRYLVNNLNYLPFPVIQQYKYLRFRRSLPLLAKHSCVESLYMVRNFCAAYYFFGYIPRAWIITTMNLQTDSKLHPLDTMAGLLDFSLLYHSWLCGVFLLMTWYIAWLLFRIYATEAHHFPVQPTFAEETDQCLPKILSSNPPPLIKFLALQDLMFLSQYSSVRRQEVFSLSQPGGHPHNWTSISQECLKLLSDLTQKLIMHQEAAAANGRLKQQSVGDMRQPSSPPAAEETSFHTPRSIMLPRTQMPSLVKSSLLPLKTSPSSDVRSNLGSPFTPLSRKAGVLDLNSPWNGSVQSPHIMRRGPKLWTTSSDLQWTASSPEPYPMSAVAGGANVAVQPSFIYTWLQSKKEQIKTFLSKRVLIMYFFSKNPEASIQALFSDTQMHIWALEGLSHLIAASFTEDRYGVVQTTLPSILNTLLTLQEVVDKQFKLPHVSSKPPRISGSLADTSYKTLRFALRASLKTAIYRIITTFGEHLNAVQVSAEVKKRLQQFLEFKE; encoded by the exons ATGTATGAATGCGCGCGCATTAAGCACATGTGCACGAACGCCCGAATAGAGCTAATGCGTGTTTGCGCAACATCACTTCATGCTTCAGAG atCTTGGGATGGAGAGCAGCTGCAAGCCTTGCTTGGTcggtgctgctgcttcctctgtgTATTGCAGCCTTCATCAGCATTAGCAGCATTGACTTCTTCCACCCGGTACAATGGATCACAA GCTCATTCAATGACCTGTATACCTCCTACGTTATTTTCTGCATACTGCTAATGTCTGTGGTCATACTGGTAATAAGCATCTTCAACGTTGAGTTTCATGCAG TTGTGCCTTCTATTCCTTGCTCTCGGTTAGCTCTGATAAGCAAGATTATCCACCCGCAGCAAGTGATCCATTCCATTGCTCATGCTGTAATGGGAATGCTGGTAGCTTGGTGTGCAGCAGTTATGACAAAGGGGAAGTTTCTCTTTTTATCTGTACCCTGCACAGCTACAGAAAG TGTAGCTGATGCTGATCTGCGCGTGTGCCTGAATGAGTACCACCTCTTCCTCTTGCTTCTTGGAGCCTTTATGGGTTACAGCTATAGCCTTCGGTATCTGGTTAACAATTTGAACTACCTTCCATTTCCTGTTATACAG CAATACAAGTACCTGCGGTTCAGGAGATCACTTCCGTTGCTTGCAAAGCATAGTTGTGTGGAGTCGCTTTATATGGTCAGAAACTTTTGTGCTGCTTACTATTTCTTTG GTTATATTCCAAGGGCATGGATAATTACCACAATGAACCTTCAGACCGATAG TAAACTTCATCCTCTGGACACGATGGCTGGTCTCTTGGATTTCTCCCTTCTGTACCACAGCTGGCTATGTGGCGTGTTTCTTCTGATGACTTGGTACATTGCATGGCTGCTCTTCAGAATCTATGCCACTGAG GCACATCACTTTCCTGTCCAGCCGACTTTTGCGGAAGAAACTGACCAGTGTTTACCTAAAATTTTAAGCAGCAACCCCCCACCTCTTATAAAG TTCTTGGCTTTACAGGACTTGATGTTCCTTTCCCAGTATTCTTCTGTGCGACGTCAAGAGGTCTTCAGCCTTAGCCAGCCAG GTGGACACCCTCACAACTggacttcaatctcccaggagtGCTTGAAACTTTTAAGTGATCTGACACAGAAACTGATAATGCACCAGGAGGCTGCAGCTGCAAATGGGAGgctgaaacagcaatctgtgGGGGACATGAGACAGCCCTCTAGCCCTCCAG CTGCTGAAGAAACATCATTTCACACTCCAAGGTCCATTATGCTTCCTCGAACCCAAATGCCTTCTCTGGTCAAATCATCTCTGTTGCCTTTGAAAACATCCCCTTCTTCTGACGTCAGAAGCAATTTAGGGTCACCTTTCACACCTCTGAGTCGCAAGGCTGGCGTGCTGGATTTAAACTCTCCTTGGAATGGATCTGTCCAAAGTCCCCATATTATGAGGAGAGGACCAAAATTATGGACAACAAGTTCAG ATCTGCAGTGGACAGCCTCTTCTCCTGAACCCTACCCAATGAGTGCTGTTGCAGGCGGTGCAAATGTAGCAGTACAACCAAGTTTTATCTATACGTGGCTGCAGAGCAAGAAAGAGCAG atCAAAACCTTCTTATCAAAACGAGTACTGATAATGTATTTTTTCAGCAAG aaCCCTGAGGCTTCCATTCAGGCTCTCTTTTCTGATACCCAAATGCATATTTGGGCTTTGGAAG GTTTGTCGCATCTCATAGCAGCTTCATTTACCGAAGACAGATATGGAGTTGTCCAAACAACACTGCCTTCTATTCTGAATACGTTGCTAACTCTTCAAGAG GTGGTAGACAAGCAGTTCAAGCTTCCTCATGTTTCCAGCAAACCCCCCCGGATTTCAGGAAGTCTGGCAGACACTTCCTACAAAACCCTTCGATTTGCCTTAAGAGCGTCGCTGAAAACTGCAATCTATCGGATCATCACCACTTTTGGAGAGCACTTAAA TGCCGTGCAAGTATCTGCAGAAGTCAAGAAAAGACTCCAGCAGTTCCTGGAGTTCAAGGAATAG
- the NDC1 gene encoding nucleoporin NDC1 isoform X4 — protein MYECARIKHMCTNARIELMRVCATSLHASEILGWRAAASLAWSVLLLPLCIAAFISISSIDFFHPVQWITIVPSIPCSRLALISKIIHPQQVIHSIAHAVMGMLVAWCAAVMTKGKFLFLSVPCTATESVADADLRVCLNEYHLFLLLLGAFMGYSYSLRYLVNNLNYLPFPVIQQYKYLRFRRSLPLLAKHSCVESLYMVRNFCAAYYFFGYIPRAWIITTMNLQTDSKLHPLDTMAGLLDFSLLYHSWLCGVFLLMTWYIAWLLFRIYATEAHHFPVQPTFAEETDQCLPKILSSNPPPLIKFLALQDLMFLSQYSSVRRQEVFSLSQPGGHPHNWTSISQECLKLLSDLTQKLIMHQEAAAANGRLKQQSVGDMRQPSSPPGAAAEETSFHTPRSIMLPRTQMPSLVKSSLLPLKTSPSSDVRSNLGSPFTPLSRKAGVLDLNSPWNGSVQSPHIMRRGPKLWTTSSDLQWTASSPEPYPMSAVAGGANVAVQPSFIYTWLQSKKEQIKTFLSKRVLIMYFFSKNPEASIQALFSDTQMHIWALEGLSHLIAASFTEDRYGVVQTTLPSILNTLLTLQEVVDKQFKLPHVSSKPPRISGSLADTSYKTLRFALRASLKTAIYRIITTFGEHLNAVQVSAEVKKRLQQFLEFKE, from the exons ATGTATGAATGCGCGCGCATTAAGCACATGTGCACGAACGCCCGAATAGAGCTAATGCGTGTTTGCGCAACATCACTTCATGCTTCAGAG atCTTGGGATGGAGAGCAGCTGCAAGCCTTGCTTGGTcggtgctgctgcttcctctgtgTATTGCAGCCTTCATCAGCATTAGCAGCATTGACTTCTTCCACCCGGTACAATGGATCACAA TTGTGCCTTCTATTCCTTGCTCTCGGTTAGCTCTGATAAGCAAGATTATCCACCCGCAGCAAGTGATCCATTCCATTGCTCATGCTGTAATGGGAATGCTGGTAGCTTGGTGTGCAGCAGTTATGACAAAGGGGAAGTTTCTCTTTTTATCTGTACCCTGCACAGCTACAGAAAG TGTAGCTGATGCTGATCTGCGCGTGTGCCTGAATGAGTACCACCTCTTCCTCTTGCTTCTTGGAGCCTTTATGGGTTACAGCTATAGCCTTCGGTATCTGGTTAACAATTTGAACTACCTTCCATTTCCTGTTATACAG CAATACAAGTACCTGCGGTTCAGGAGATCACTTCCGTTGCTTGCAAAGCATAGTTGTGTGGAGTCGCTTTATATGGTCAGAAACTTTTGTGCTGCTTACTATTTCTTTG GTTATATTCCAAGGGCATGGATAATTACCACAATGAACCTTCAGACCGATAG TAAACTTCATCCTCTGGACACGATGGCTGGTCTCTTGGATTTCTCCCTTCTGTACCACAGCTGGCTATGTGGCGTGTTTCTTCTGATGACTTGGTACATTGCATGGCTGCTCTTCAGAATCTATGCCACTGAG GCACATCACTTTCCTGTCCAGCCGACTTTTGCGGAAGAAACTGACCAGTGTTTACCTAAAATTTTAAGCAGCAACCCCCCACCTCTTATAAAG TTCTTGGCTTTACAGGACTTGATGTTCCTTTCCCAGTATTCTTCTGTGCGACGTCAAGAGGTCTTCAGCCTTAGCCAGCCAG GTGGACACCCTCACAACTggacttcaatctcccaggagtGCTTGAAACTTTTAAGTGATCTGACACAGAAACTGATAATGCACCAGGAGGCTGCAGCTGCAAATGGGAGgctgaaacagcaatctgtgGGGGACATGAGACAGCCCTCTAGCCCTCCAG GAGCAGCTGCTGAAGAAACATCATTTCACACTCCAAGGTCCATTATGCTTCCTCGAACCCAAATGCCTTCTCTGGTCAAATCATCTCTGTTGCCTTTGAAAACATCCCCTTCTTCTGACGTCAGAAGCAATTTAGGGTCACCTTTCACACCTCTGAGTCGCAAGGCTGGCGTGCTGGATTTAAACTCTCCTTGGAATGGATCTGTCCAAAGTCCCCATATTATGAGGAGAGGACCAAAATTATGGACAACAAGTTCAG ATCTGCAGTGGACAGCCTCTTCTCCTGAACCCTACCCAATGAGTGCTGTTGCAGGCGGTGCAAATGTAGCAGTACAACCAAGTTTTATCTATACGTGGCTGCAGAGCAAGAAAGAGCAG atCAAAACCTTCTTATCAAAACGAGTACTGATAATGTATTTTTTCAGCAAG aaCCCTGAGGCTTCCATTCAGGCTCTCTTTTCTGATACCCAAATGCATATTTGGGCTTTGGAAG GTTTGTCGCATCTCATAGCAGCTTCATTTACCGAAGACAGATATGGAGTTGTCCAAACAACACTGCCTTCTATTCTGAATACGTTGCTAACTCTTCAAGAG GTGGTAGACAAGCAGTTCAAGCTTCCTCATGTTTCCAGCAAACCCCCCCGGATTTCAGGAAGTCTGGCAGACACTTCCTACAAAACCCTTCGATTTGCCTTAAGAGCGTCGCTGAAAACTGCAATCTATCGGATCATCACCACTTTTGGAGAGCACTTAAA TGCCGTGCAAGTATCTGCAGAAGTCAAGAAAAGACTCCAGCAGTTCCTGGAGTTCAAGGAATAG